A region of the Bacillus sp. NP247 genome:
CGTATGGATAGGAATTGTATAGTCATTTTCACTATATGAGAAATGCCTACGAAAAGTGATTAGAAATTTTAGGACGAGAAAAGAGGCTGTTATGTGCAGCCTCTTTTTCGTTAAAATGAAGAAATGCGTTTCTTCGTTTTTGGTACAATAATAAACCTTATCCAAAGTACACCGATTACCATAATAATCAAAGCATGTAGTAATTGTCCTGTGGCAATGAGTATAACACTTGAAAATACAATGAGTTGAATGCTTAGCAATATAAAGATTAAGCGAAGAAATTGATTCATTCGTTTTTCAGTATCAATTGGATATAATGCTACGATAATATTTCCCGAAAAATATTTCCACAGGGAACGGAGTTGCATAGAAATCATATATAGGACGATGTAAGCGATAGCACCTTTTGCGTATATGTTTGGTATAAAATATAAGGCGAAGGCACCGATTACTCCTAAGCGAATATATATACCGAAATAATCATTCCCACGTAAAAACGCTAGTGTATGTAAATAGAAGAAAGTTGCTCGTTTTTTATGTAATAAAGGTTCAATCCAATTGGTAAGCCATTTTCTTTTGTTTACTTGCTTATTAAGTTGCGGAATATCAGTAAAGATGCTGGCAAATTGATAAAAGCGAACATCCATTTTTTCTTCTTGCTCGATTATGTAATCCCACGGTATTCGTTTTGTGGGTTGTTTTTTCGTATATAGAAGTAGAAAAGCAAGAAGTAAGAGTACGCCGCCTAATACGATCACATTTGCTGTATAAAACAGCATGTAAATGATTAGGGCGTTACAAGCGATACGAATGATCAGCCATATGTTTTTTTCATAACTATCACGCCACATCCAATGCATGTAAATATTCCAAGCTTTCGTAATCATTAAAACGGTAAAGATTGTACATAAGAAAGGTACAGTTAATTGTAATGATTGCAGTGCAAGCGGTACGAGAATAAGGAACGTAAATAATAATGGGAAAAGCTGAATGATGTAATTATATAGAAGAGATTTTTTAAAATAAGAAGTTAATTTCTCTTCTAGTGCTAGTAAATAGACAGCATCAGGTTTTTGAATAAATGTACGCATTGGGCATCTCGATATAATCGTTGTAAGTACGATTGTAATGAGTACTAAAGATATTCCTTTAGAAGGAGATGTTTTCAGAAACTGAGCATAATAATATGCACCAACGCATGAAATAAAGATAAAGCTATATAGTAAACCGTTAATCATACGTGCAAAGTATGTAATGATATTTTGAATATGTTGTTGGAAGCGACTGCTCCATAGCGATTCAATTGACATGTTTTTCACCTCTTTGTTCTATTATATATGTTTTACAAAAGAAAAAACGAGCAAATTGCGTTATGCAACTTGCTCGTTTTTCTTTTCTTTATTTTTTTTCTGATCACGATTCATTAATGGATAGAAGGCAAAGCCAATTACGAATAAACCAATTCCAAGAAGGAATGTTTTTATATCGGATGCGCCGGTTTTAATAACCCATAGTGCATAGCAAATTGCGATAACTGCGACTACGCCATCCGTAATTCTTGCCCGCATTTCATTTTTATATGTTTCACCAGTTGCGACTAGTTTTAACTGGAAGATTGGTGAAACGAGATATGGAATGAGATAGGCTAAAGTTGATACGGTAATAACGAATGTATAAGCTTCCGCGATTGTTCCTGATAATGTTGAGAATAAGAACACTTGCGACATAATGTTTGTTAATCGTAGTGAGTAAATAGGGCTTCCTTTTTTATTTGTTTTTGTAAAGAAGGAAGGGAAGAAACCTTCTTTTGCTGCTTGATAAGGTACTTCTGAGCTTAATAAAATCCAGCCTAAGATGGAACCGAATAGGGAAGTAAGAGCAAGTAATGCCATAAGTTTCCCGCCGCCATGACCCATCGCAGCGTTTAATGCATCTGCTAATGGACGTTCAGATGCTTGTAATTTATCAACGTGAAGTACACCCATTGTTAAAATTGTAATTCCTAAGTAAATTGCAACTGTAATTAGTAAACCAGCAACTGTTGCACGTTTTACTGTTTTGGGAGAGGTAGCTCTGTTTGACAAAAGAACGGCTGATTCAATCCCTATAAATGCCCAAAGCGTTGTTAGAGCAGCTAAGTTTACTTGTGATAGAAGACCGTGTGATACGCCTTCTTTATCAATCATCGGTGTGTACCATTGTCCAAACTTTGAAGCTTCGAATGCAAATAAAGTAACGACGATGAATAGAAGGAATCCAGTTACTTTCGTTGTTGTTGCTAAGAAGTTTAGTTTTCCGGCTCCGCTTACACCGTTTGTTAAAATTAAATGTGTTCCCCATAGTAAGATGGAACAAATAGTAAATGTAATTAGTTTTCCGACTTCTATATTGAAAGAGCCAATTGAAAATAGTAGTCGTGTATCTTTCATAATCGGGAAGAAGAGTGATAAATATCCTGCGAAAGATGTGATAATGGCAACGTTACTTGCCCAGTTTGCAACCCAATATCCCCACACCATGCTGAAACCAGCCATTTTTTTCTTTTTTGGTGATGAGAATAAAGCATATGCATGACTTTGTGGCCCTGTTGTTAAATCAGGACGACGAATTGCTAAATTACCGAAAACAAGAGCTAGCATTAAAACACCAAACCCTGTTGTTAACCAAGCTAAAGTGACACCGAGAGGGCTAGCTGTTTGTGCCAACGTACTTGGTACCATGAAAATACCAGCGCCAACCATGTTACCGACAACGAAAGCTGTTAGTACCCAAAAGCCCCATTTTTTTTGTTGCATAGAAAATACCTCCAAAGTTAGTATAACCAAGTCAAGCGAGGAGATATGTATGTCTTCCTGATAAGGAAGAGAAGGTCCAAACAAAACAAAAAAAGCACGTAATTTGCCGCTACATGCTTTCTATCTTATAAGAAACCCACGACATACCTCTCGATAGCTCTCCACAAACGAAACGTTTGTGACAGTTCTGCACTTATTAAATGCAGACCCAGCAAGCGCGCATGGTGGGCACGTCTTACTTCGGCAACCATTCCTTTCTCATTCATTCATCAATGCCACTACATCTCCTGAAATGATACTCTTAATGATTGCAACCTCTACCTCATCGAGATACGAATGAGGATTTATGTATTAAATTAACATGTTTAAGAGTAACAAATGTATTTTTATACGTCAATGGATATAGTAATAATCAGATTATAGGGAAGAGTTTGTTATTGAGAATGAATAAGGTTTTGAAATAAAAAGCAGCTGACCTAAATATTAGATCAGCTGCTGAATATAAGATTAAACGAAGTTTAATACAGTTACTTTTTCACGTGTCATAGACTCAAGGCTCTTACGAATACCTTGTGCGCCCATACCTGAACCTTTTACACCGATGAATGGGAAGTGGTCAGGGCCGCGCTCTGTGCGTCCGTTAATTTGAACAGAACCAGTTTCGATTTTGTTAGCAATTGCAAATGCTTTGTTAATGTCTTTTGTGAAGACACTTGCTTGCAGACCGAACTCTGATTTGTTAGCAATTTCAATTGCTTGTTCATCAGAAGAAACACGGATGATTGGAAGGATTGGGCCGAATGGCTCTTCCCAAGCAACTTTCATTTCTTCTGTTACGTGGTCGATTAATGTTGGATAAATTAAGTTACGCTCACGTTTGTTACCGATAACGATTGTTGCACCTTTTTCTACAGCATCATCAACTAAACCTTGAACGAAGTCAGCAGATTTATCGTCGATTAATGGAACGATTGTGCTGTCTTGTTCTGGAGATCCAACTGATAATGT
Encoded here:
- a CDS encoding ABC transporter permease, coding for MSIESLWSSRFQQHIQNIITYFARMINGLLYSFIFISCVGAYYYAQFLKTSPSKGISLVLITIVLTTIISRCPMRTFIQKPDAVYLLALEEKLTSYFKKSLLYNYIIQLFPLLFTFLILVPLALQSLQLTVPFLCTIFTVLMITKAWNIYMHWMWRDSYEKNIWLIIRIACNALIIYMLFYTANVIVLGGVLLLLAFLLLYTKKQPTKRIPWDYIIEQEEKMDVRFYQFASIFTDIPQLNKQVNKRKWLTNWIEPLLHKKRATFFYLHTLAFLRGNDYFGIYIRLGVIGAFALYFIPNIYAKGAIAYIVLYMISMQLRSLWKYFSGNIIVALYPIDTEKRMNQFLRLIFILLSIQLIVFSSVILIATGQLLHALIIMVIGVLWIRFIIVPKTKKRISSF
- a CDS encoding amino acid permease — encoded protein: MQQKKWGFWVLTAFVVGNMVGAGIFMVPSTLAQTASPLGVTLAWLTTGFGVLMLALVFGNLAIRRPDLTTGPQSHAYALFSSPKKKKMAGFSMVWGYWVANWASNVAIITSFAGYLSLFFPIMKDTRLLFSIGSFNIEVGKLITFTICSILLWGTHLILTNGVSGAGKLNFLATTTKVTGFLLFIVVTLFAFEASKFGQWYTPMIDKEGVSHGLLSQVNLAALTTLWAFIGIESAVLLSNRATSPKTVKRATVAGLLITVAIYLGITILTMGVLHVDKLQASERPLADALNAAMGHGGGKLMALLALTSLFGSILGWILLSSEVPYQAAKEGFFPSFFTKTNKKGSPIYSLRLTNIMSQVFLFSTLSGTIAEAYTFVITVSTLAYLIPYLVSPIFQLKLVATGETYKNEMRARITDGVVAVIAICYALWVIKTGASDIKTFLLGIGLFVIGFAFYPLMNRDQKKNKEKKNEQVA